One stretch of Deinococcus fonticola DNA includes these proteins:
- a CDS encoding DEAD/DEAH box helicase, producing the protein MTVAAPNLSKLLDAAPPGNLLLLPQIARAALFAAFPGPAVLLTTPDRLGNYTSAGVLGAKVSVNPGLRDWDARHDHVVLDVNTALDLFPARPEDHALTLKVGASYPREALLARLEAFGYERGEEPGFEVKGDTLELRLAAGAGLPAEAEDAVWLRAEFFGDELDTLRQFKPGELTGVKIESFTVEPTSEYLTDTKWDATRLELLPGRVFLDSPEFYASSLGILTDTLWPKLAGREVTSFGRAPLELPDLDTGLQPLPFYRARLNDLEKDVQEWRGAGYRVFILVRHDRTAAYLADKLLNTHEIPWLTIPRLPAGRLGFLRAGGEGGFVIPEHKTVVITEDLIYGFQGGSALRGKKIAGRPVTDALGLHVGDFLIHPEHGIGRFEGLETRKVLGVTRDYLNLEYRGGARLSVPIEQLPVLRRHPGTTDDPPVLSSFDKKDWARAKERARKNAEEVAGKLLIQYAARQVTPGNAFPAQPEWDEQVEQNFKFDLTADQVRALKDTMKDLEKPNPADRLISGDVGFGKTEVALRAAHRVVGHGKQVAILVPTTLLAEQHTSTFVERFKGLPVRVEGLSRFTDPKHARNILAELKAGRVDILIGTHRLLSGDIEFKDLGLIIVDEEHRFGVSQKEKLRALRGMPDLSAGKVDIPDDIRAVDTLALSATPIPRTLYMSMVGLRDMSSIQTPPKGRKPIQTILAPFDPVTVRDAIISEIERGGKVFYIHDRIASIGARSLYLRNLVPEARIGVAHGRMNEEELEEIMLGFEQGAFDVLLSTTIVETGLDIPEANTILIERADRLGLAQLYQLRGRVGRRSQTAYAYLFYPPRMTENAQRRLWAIADLQDLGSGHLLAEKDMEIRGVGNILGEEQHGHVQAVSIDVYTELLAEAVAKLKGEKLEAPLSVSIDLPVNARLTPEYFVTSEGQPDEEARIATYGKLSEARTLQAISRVERDLRKKYGPPTPEVQNFIDLAKLRLTAVARRVLSIGETMTHLQITFAYKSLDYDASGLKRFPHKTEVQTFPPSVKLEKRGIKPDDYARMLIDLLGYFG; encoded by the coding sequence GTGACTGTTGCCGCGCCCAACCTTTCTAAATTGCTTGATGCTGCCCCACCTGGCAACCTGCTTTTGCTGCCGCAAATTGCCCGTGCGGCTCTGTTCGCGGCTTTTCCTGGCCCGGCCGTGCTGCTGACCACACCGGACAGACTGGGGAATTACACCTCGGCGGGCGTGCTGGGCGCGAAGGTGAGTGTGAACCCCGGCCTGCGTGACTGGGACGCCAGGCACGACCATGTGGTGCTGGATGTGAATACGGCCCTCGACCTGTTCCCGGCCCGCCCGGAGGATCACGCCCTGACCCTGAAGGTGGGGGCCAGTTACCCGCGTGAGGCGCTGCTCGCCCGTCTGGAGGCCTTCGGCTACGAGCGCGGTGAGGAACCGGGTTTCGAGGTCAAGGGCGACACGCTGGAGTTGCGCCTGGCAGCGGGCGCGGGCCTGCCTGCCGAGGCCGAGGACGCCGTGTGGCTGCGCGCCGAGTTCTTCGGGGATGAACTGGACACCCTGCGGCAATTTAAACCAGGCGAATTGACGGGCGTGAAAATCGAGTCGTTCACGGTAGAGCCGACGAGCGAGTACCTGACCGACACAAAATGGGACGCCACGCGCCTGGAATTGCTGCCGGGGCGGGTGTTTCTGGACTCGCCGGAGTTCTACGCGAGCAGCCTGGGTATCTTGACGGATACGCTCTGGCCGAAACTGGCGGGGCGCGAGGTCACCAGTTTCGGGCGTGCGCCGCTGGAATTACCTGATCTGGACACGGGCTTGCAGCCTCTCCCCTTCTACCGCGCCCGGCTGAACGACCTGGAAAAAGACGTGCAGGAGTGGCGCGGGGCGGGTTACCGCGTGTTCATTCTGGTTCGGCATGACCGAACCGCTGCCTATCTGGCCGACAAGCTGCTGAACACGCACGAGATTCCCTGGCTGACCATCCCGCGCCTCCCGGCAGGCAGGCTGGGCTTCCTGCGGGCCGGGGGCGAGGGCGGATTCGTCATCCCCGAGCATAAAACAGTCGTGATCACCGAAGACCTGATCTATGGCTTTCAGGGCGGCAGTGCGCTACGCGGGAAGAAGATCGCGGGGCGACCCGTCACGGACGCACTGGGCCTGCATGTGGGCGACTTCCTGATTCACCCGGAACACGGCATCGGGCGTTTCGAGGGTCTGGAGACGCGCAAGGTGCTGGGCGTCACGCGCGATTACCTGAACCTGGAGTACCGGGGCGGCGCCCGGCTCAGCGTACCCATCGAGCAGTTGCCGGTGCTGCGGCGTCACCCCGGCACCACCGACGACCCGCCGGTGCTGAGCAGTTTCGACAAGAAGGACTGGGCCAGGGCCAAGGAACGCGCCCGCAAGAACGCCGAGGAAGTTGCCGGGAAACTCCTCATTCAGTACGCCGCGCGCCAGGTCACGCCCGGCAACGCCTTTCCCGCGCAACCCGAGTGGGACGAGCAGGTGGAGCAGAACTTCAAGTTCGACCTGACGGCCGATCAGGTGCGCGCCCTGAAAGACACCATGAAAGACCTGGAGAAACCCAACCCGGCCGACCGCCTGATTTCCGGGGACGTGGGGTTCGGTAAGACTGAGGTGGCGCTGCGGGCGGCGCACCGCGTGGTGGGTCACGGCAAACAGGTAGCAATTCTGGTGCCCACCACGCTGCTGGCCGAGCAGCACACCTCGACCTTCGTGGAGCGGTTCAAAGGGCTGCCCGTGCGCGTCGAGGGCCTCTCCCGCTTTACCGACCCGAAACACGCCCGGAACATCCTGGCCGAGTTGAAGGCCGGGCGGGTGGACATCCTGATCGGCACGCACCGCCTTCTCTCGGGCGACATCGAGTTCAAAGACCTGGGCCTGATCATCGTGGACGAGGAACACCGTTTCGGCGTCTCGCAGAAAGAGAAACTGCGCGCCCTGCGCGGCATGCCCGACCTGAGCGCCGGCAAGGTGGACATCCCCGACGACATCCGCGCCGTGGACACCCTGGCCCTCTCGGCCACGCCCATTCCACGCACCCTGTACATGAGCATGGTGGGCCTGCGCGACATGAGCAGCATCCAGACGCCCCCCAAGGGCCGCAAACCCATTCAGACCATCCTCGCGCCCTTCGACCCCGTGACCGTGCGGGACGCCATCATCAGCGAGATCGAGCGCGGCGGCAAAGTCTTCTACATTCACGACCGCATCGCCTCCATCGGCGCGCGCAGCCTTTACCTGCGCAACCTCGTGCCGGAAGCGCGCATCGGCGTGGCGCACGGCCGCATGAACGAGGAGGAACTGGAGGAGATCATGCTGGGCTTCGAGCAGGGCGCGTTCGACGTGCTGCTCAGCACCACCATCGTCGAGACGGGCCTGGACATTCCCGAAGCAAACACCATCCTGATTGAACGCGCCGACCGGCTGGGCCTGGCGCAGCTCTACCAGCTCCGGGGCCGCGTGGGACGCCGTTCACAGACCGCTTACGCCTACCTGTTCTACCCGCCGCGCATGACCGAGAATGCGCAGCGCCGCCTGTGGGCCATCGCCGACCTGCAAGACCTGGGCAGCGGGCACCTGCTGGCCGAGAAGGACATGGAGATTCGCGGCGTGGGCAACATCCTGGGCGAGGAACAGCACGGGCACGTTCAGGCGGTGTCCATCGACGTGTACACGGAACTCCTGGCGGAAGCCGTCGCCAAACTGAAGGGCGAGAAACTGGAAGCGCCGCTGAGCGTGTCTATCGACCTGCCAGTGAACGCCCGCCTGACGCCGGAATACTTCGTGACCAGTGAGGGCCAGCCTGACGAGGAAGCCCGCATCGCCACCTACGGCAAGCTGTCCGAGGCCCGCACCCTGCAAGCCATTTCCCGCGTGGAGCGCGATCTGCGCAAGAAATACGGCCCGCCCACGCCCGAAGTGCAGAACTTCATCGATCTCGCCAAGCTGCGGCTCACCGCTGTCGCCAGGCGTGTGTTGAGCATCGGCGAAACCATGACCCACCTGCAAATCACCTTCGCCTACAAATCACTGGACTACGACGCCAGTGGCTTGAAACGCTTCCCGCACAAAACGGAAGTGCAGACCTTCCCACCGAGCGTGAAACTGGAAAAACGAGGGATTAAGCCCGACGATTACGCGCGGATGCTGATTGATTTGCTGGGGTATTTCGGGTGA
- a CDS encoding N-acetylmuramoyl-L-alanine amidase family protein: MPAHPLTWPTRKPGRLLLTLLVLGAGNALAAPDVFIAYPPPEYRVRYANVIVEGSVTPGATLTINGKAVAVGPDGLFMEWWPLKAGVNTLKFVTRQGKQAGSATLRVTRTLAQGMPATPTAIARTSVTPRENIEFWDAARDSPAERTVLISFQGSPGGKASFRVAGGPPLALREGPAGTYSGQYTLPENASALNAAITVSLTGRNGRTVSAAAPGRLTSLQGALKTGVQKPGSVRGLGLNDATTLATTLTGEPALYPRDGMTFTLVGRVGQDVRARLGSGNSVLITARQLTVTPGAPPLAQSGPLSINSIAAVPTPPASASGAVSGSVPVPVTAAVSVPPVPVITVPAVPATPSSSPAVSATPVLSTTTGPAPASAASPVSTLAPPPVEIAPVSPPQVMDDLQLRIPLNGARVPFQLQQSNASQVQLNLFGLLLPPTPPTQTHPLLRGVTITPSPGSTLVTVDLNTTQLWGFTANYDGPDLVLTIRQAPALNRTQPLAGRTVTLDPGHGGTQKGGAGSLRVPEKGIVLPIALRVAELLRAQGANVNLTRTGDVTLGLYERDLSAEAAGSDLLVSIHANALADGRDPRGIRGPEVFYTHPQAQAVSQAILNQLRARLPDLGPGQGLMPEANLALTRPTTQISLLVETAYLTDAGNLRTLMSPEGRERFAQAIAQGIVDFYVSQAK, translated from the coding sequence ATGCCCGCCCATCCCCTGACGTGGCCCACGCGCAAGCCGGGCCGGCTGCTGCTGACCCTGCTGGTTCTCGGTGCCGGAAACGCCCTGGCCGCCCCGGACGTGTTCATCGCTTACCCGCCGCCCGAGTACCGCGTGCGCTACGCCAACGTAATCGTGGAGGGCAGCGTCACCCCCGGCGCGACCCTGACCATCAACGGCAAGGCGGTTGCCGTCGGCCCGGACGGCCTGTTCATGGAGTGGTGGCCGCTGAAGGCGGGGGTCAACACCCTGAAATTCGTGACCCGCCAGGGCAAGCAGGCCGGCAGCGCGACCCTGCGCGTGACCCGCACGCTGGCTCAGGGGATGCCCGCTACCCCCACCGCCATTGCCCGCACCAGCGTCACCCCGCGCGAGAACATCGAATTCTGGGACGCCGCCCGCGACTCGCCCGCCGAACGCACTGTCCTCATTTCCTTTCAGGGGTCGCCCGGCGGCAAGGCCAGCTTTCGCGTGGCGGGCGGCCCGCCGCTGGCCCTGCGCGAAGGCCCCGCCGGCACGTACAGCGGGCAGTACACCCTGCCCGAGAACGCCAGCGCCCTGAACGCCGCCATCACCGTGTCCCTGACCGGCAGGAACGGCCGCACGGTGTCCGCCGCCGCCCCGGGCCGCCTGACCAGCCTGCAGGGTGCCCTGAAAACCGGCGTGCAGAAACCCGGCAGCGTCCGGGGTCTGGGCCTGAACGACGCCACGACCCTGGCGACCACCCTCACGGGCGAACCCGCCCTGTACCCGCGGGACGGCATGACCTTCACCCTGGTGGGGCGCGTGGGCCAGGATGTTCGCGCCCGCCTCGGCAGCGGCAACAGCGTCCTGATCACCGCCCGGCAACTGACTGTGACGCCCGGCGCCCCGCCCCTGGCCCAGAGTGGCCCCCTGAGCATCAATTCGATCGCCGCTGTCCCCACGCCCCCGGCCAGCGCTTCAGGGGCGGTGTCCGGCAGTGTTCCGGTTCCAGTCACCGCCGCTGTTTCGGTGCCCCCGGTGCCCGTAATCACTGTGCCTGCGGTTCCTGCCACGCCATCTTCGAGCCCCGCCGTTTCTGCCACTCCGGTTCTGTCCACGACAACCGGCCCAGCTCCCGCCTCTGCCGCTTCACCGGTTTCCACGCTGGCCCCGCCTCCTGTCGAAATTGCGCCCGTGTCGCCCCCCCAGGTGATGGATGACCTGCAACTGCGCATTCCATTGAACGGCGCTCGCGTGCCTTTCCAGTTGCAGCAGAGCAACGCCAGCCAGGTGCAACTGAACCTGTTCGGCCTCCTTCTTCCCCCCACGCCCCCTACGCAGACGCACCCGCTGCTGCGCGGCGTGACCATTACGCCCTCCCCCGGCAGCACCCTGGTCACCGTCGACCTGAACACCACGCAACTGTGGGGGTTCACCGCCAATTACGACGGCCCCGACCTCGTCCTGACCATCAGGCAGGCTCCCGCATTGAACCGCACGCAACCCCTGGCCGGGCGTACTGTCACCCTCGACCCCGGTCACGGCGGCACGCAGAAAGGCGGCGCGGGCAGCCTGCGCGTCCCCGAGAAAGGCATCGTGCTGCCCATCGCGCTGCGCGTCGCGGAACTCCTGCGTGCCCAGGGCGCAAACGTCAACCTGACCCGCACGGGCGACGTGACCCTGGGCCTGTACGAACGCGACCTGAGCGCCGAAGCGGCGGGCAGCGACCTGCTGGTCAGCATCCACGCCAATGCCCTGGCCGACGGACGCGACCCACGCGGCATTCGCGGCCCCGAGGTGTTCTACACCCACCCCCAGGCGCAAGCCGTGTCGCAGGCCATATTGAACCAGCTTCGTGCCCGTCTGCCCGACCTCGGCCCCGGCCAGGGCCTGATGCCTGAGGCCAACCTGGCCCTGACGCGCCCCACCACCCAGATCAGCCTGCTGGTGGAAACCGCGTACCTGACCGACGCCGGAAACCTCCGCACCCTGATGTCCCCCGAAGGCAGGGAACGCTTCGCGCAGGCCATTGCGCAGGGCATCGTCGACTTCTACGTCTCTCAGGCAAAGTAA
- a CDS encoding sensor domain-containing diguanylate cyclase yields the protein MLSHLLLNLCVLVTLIYLLSLTYRSAQDMLSRQVHWQRVTLLSLLAVPLMLYPAEIAPGIIIDMRAVPIAYLALRKGVRAGLIGLIPLLLYRLHLGGAGVLVAAFSAVSVVVAAGVLGRSVNLFAPRLDVPNLWWRLLLVFVPNGVLLPILRGDMQTYLTVYLPLLALSYTGFWISLGILRSRFQLLQLVATYAQQAHRDHLSDLPNRRQFDQDVASMEPADLLCLLDIDHFKAINDTHGHAVGDEVLTQLGQVLQSQLRASDQAYRYGGEEFAVIFRTPGSSAAAALAERLRQAVENTRFAALPGGRVTVSAGIARRGDWGTEGDCFQRADAALYAAKAGGRNRSVVWSPELGEGAGPSS from the coding sequence TTGCTCTCGCACCTGCTCCTTAATCTCTGTGTGCTGGTCACACTGATCTATCTGCTTAGCTTGACCTACCGCAGCGCCCAGGACATGCTCAGCCGCCAGGTTCACTGGCAGCGGGTCACGCTGCTGTCCCTGCTGGCGGTCCCGCTGATGCTCTACCCGGCGGAGATCGCCCCAGGCATCATCATCGATATGCGCGCGGTGCCCATCGCCTACCTGGCCCTGCGCAAGGGGGTGCGGGCGGGCCTCATCGGCCTGATTCCCCTGCTGCTGTACCGCCTTCACCTCGGGGGGGCGGGGGTTCTGGTCGCGGCCTTCAGCGCGGTCAGCGTGGTGGTCGCGGCGGGCGTGCTGGGCCGCTCGGTCAACCTGTTTGCACCGCGCCTGGACGTGCCCAACCTGTGGTGGCGGCTGCTGCTGGTATTCGTACCCAACGGTGTGCTGCTGCCCATACTGCGCGGGGACATGCAGACTTACCTGACGGTTTACCTGCCTCTGCTGGCCCTGTCCTACACGGGCTTCTGGATCAGCCTGGGGATCCTCAGGAGCCGCTTCCAGCTGCTGCAACTGGTGGCGACCTACGCTCAGCAGGCCCACCGCGATCACCTCTCGGACTTGCCCAACCGCCGCCAGTTTGACCAGGACGTGGCCTCCATGGAGCCTGCCGATCTGCTGTGCCTGCTGGACATCGACCATTTCAAGGCCATCAACGATACGCACGGTCACGCCGTGGGCGACGAGGTGCTCACGCAACTTGGGCAGGTGTTGCAGTCGCAGCTGCGGGCGTCCGACCAGGCTTACCGCTACGGTGGGGAAGAGTTCGCGGTGATCTTCCGCACGCCGGGATCGTCTGCTGCCGCCGCCCTGGCCGAGCGGTTGCGCCAGGCGGTGGAGAACACCCGCTTCGCGGCGTTGCCGGGCGGCAGGGTGACCGTCTCCGCCGGGATCGCGCGGCGCGGGGACTGGGGGACGGAGGGCGACTGCTTCCAGCGGGCGGACGCCGCCCTGTACGCCGCTAAGGCCGGGGGCCGCAACCGCAGTGTGGTCTGGTCGCCGGAACTCGGGGAGGGGGCGGGGCCGAGCTCCTGA
- a CDS encoding DUF4357 domain-containing protein, with protein MTVPDMRIRAAINDIQGWLNQIPVPGEAVVRQAIILRLLDAAGFNIWNPLEVVPEETNATGHRADFLVRAGEGKFALEIKGMNVALNQSHYQQAATYAVNEGTRWAIVTNGRVWVVIDEHLPGRWDERVALKLELGQDEFADDLALLLNLSAWRDDLFVAAIAQITERQKWRHDAEKTRREKIPVIEEIQRKYGLGFELAVEAAIDMHRITEAEGEILRGATIAWQPYVAISSSAPAELKKGIVTEHLSLPGKSSEPHPARQVEFAFKARKAEATAIWNEADNIWTIKKGSTALDRVPDYGKWLATEREKLISEGILRRIGDGLLEYVEDHNYTSPSNAAFYIAGRSCSGWDCWKDSSGQPASTYRKSN; from the coding sequence ATGACAGTGCCGGACATGCGGATCAGAGCCGCTATCAACGACATTCAGGGTTGGCTGAATCAAATCCCCGTGCCAGGGGAAGCGGTCGTGCGGCAGGCTATTATTCTCCGCTTACTTGACGCTGCTGGATTCAATATCTGGAATCCGCTAGAAGTGGTTCCGGAAGAGACAAACGCTACGGGTCATCGTGCTGATTTCCTCGTCCGGGCCGGGGAGGGCAAGTTCGCCCTGGAAATCAAGGGCATGAATGTCGCCCTCAACCAGAGCCATTACCAGCAGGCCGCTACCTATGCCGTGAATGAAGGGACGCGCTGGGCCATCGTGACCAATGGGCGCGTCTGGGTGGTTATCGACGAGCACCTGCCTGGGCGCTGGGACGAGCGTGTGGCCCTGAAACTTGAACTGGGACAGGATGAATTCGCTGACGACCTTGCGTTGCTTCTGAACCTGAGCGCATGGCGAGATGACCTTTTTGTGGCCGCCATAGCTCAAATAACGGAGCGCCAGAAATGGCGTCACGACGCTGAAAAAACTCGCCGAGAAAAGATACCTGTGATTGAGGAAATTCAACGAAAATATGGCCTTGGTTTTGAACTCGCAGTGGAAGCGGCCATAGATATGCACCGCATCACTGAGGCGGAGGGCGAAATTTTGCGTGGCGCGACAATAGCCTGGCAGCCCTATGTAGCTATTTCGTCATCTGCGCCGGCTGAACTGAAAAAGGGCATCGTCACGGAGCATCTTTCATTGCCAGGTAAAAGTTCAGAGCCGCATCCGGCTCGGCAAGTTGAATTCGCCTTCAAAGCCAGGAAGGCTGAGGCAACAGCCATCTGGAATGAAGCGGACAACATCTGGACGATTAAGAAGGGGAGTACGGCGCTAGATCGAGTACCGGACTACGGCAAATGGCTCGCAACTGAGCGAGAGAAGCTAATTTCGGAGGGCATTCTCCGCCGCATCGGTGACGGCCTGCTCGAGTATGTTGAAGACCACAATTATACCTCACCGAGTAACGCAGCCTTTTATATTGCTGGACGTTCGTGTAGCGGCTGGGATTGCTGGAAAGATTCAAGTGGACAGCCAGCCAGCACTTATCGTAAGTCCAACTAA
- a CDS encoding cation:proton antiporter, translating into MLHFDHPIVALPVIVALGLLAQLLAARWRIPAILPLLLIGFLLGPVSHVLAPGAVLTGQGLSLMTSLAIAVILFEGGLTLRFSDLSGHGQAVRRLITWGALLTWGLAAAAAHFITGLSWSVAVLFGALVIVTGPTVIAPLLKNIRPNERVSSVLRWEGILIDPIGALAAAIAFEWVRSETRGGALSATVFHVASFVGVGTALGLIMGGLLVLVLRRDWLPEHLINPSVLAWVLLAFGLSDAFAPESGLLTVTLMGVLLANSKLSQVEGILHFKEEIVVILLSTIFVALAANIRTEALLGVFQPAPLLLLTAVVLLVRPASVLLSTTGTSLNLRERLFISYVGPRGIVAAAISALFATRLQELGVPGAETLVTLVFAVIVGTVVLASLTAKPVARALGVTEAERDGYLIVGAHPLGRDIASALTRAGADVLLADTNLDNVRQAKLTGLNAYYGSLLSATTADVSLEGIGNLLALTPNDEANALSARKYVREFGRQHVFQLRPDRQHERTQLDEKERARIAFESEPTFAHLQERYRGGERLKTTALTETYPLSQFRLDQPDALILFWGQEGKFYVSLQDRFIPEQDVQVISLSGPVRSG; encoded by the coding sequence ATGCTGCACTTCGACCACCCTATCGTGGCCCTGCCGGTCATCGTGGCGCTGGGCCTGCTGGCGCAACTGCTCGCCGCCCGCTGGCGTATTCCGGCCATTCTGCCGCTGCTGCTCATCGGGTTTCTTCTCGGCCCGGTCTCGCACGTCCTGGCTCCCGGCGCGGTGCTGACCGGGCAGGGGCTATCCCTGATGACCTCGCTGGCCATTGCCGTCATCCTGTTCGAGGGCGGGCTGACCCTGAGGTTCTCCGACCTGTCCGGGCACGGCCAGGCGGTGCGGCGGCTGATTACCTGGGGGGCGCTGCTGACCTGGGGGCTGGCCGCCGCCGCGGCGCACTTCATCACCGGACTGTCCTGGAGCGTGGCGGTGTTGTTCGGGGCGCTGGTGATCGTGACCGGGCCGACCGTGATCGCGCCGCTGCTGAAGAACATCCGCCCGAACGAGCGAGTGAGTAGCGTACTGCGCTGGGAAGGGATTCTGATCGACCCGATCGGGGCACTGGCTGCCGCCATCGCTTTCGAGTGGGTCAGGAGTGAAACGCGGGGTGGGGCGCTCTCGGCCACCGTCTTTCATGTGGCGTCTTTCGTGGGCGTGGGAACCGCCCTGGGCCTCATCATGGGCGGCCTGCTGGTGCTGGTGCTCAGGCGCGACTGGCTGCCCGAGCACCTGATCAACCCCTCGGTGCTGGCGTGGGTGCTGCTGGCTTTCGGGCTGAGTGACGCGTTCGCCCCGGAAAGCGGCCTGCTGACCGTGACCCTCATGGGCGTGCTGCTGGCGAACTCGAAACTGAGCCAGGTGGAGGGCATTCTGCACTTCAAGGAGGAGATCGTGGTGATCCTCCTCTCGACCATCTTCGTGGCGCTGGCCGCCAATATCCGCACTGAGGCGCTGCTGGGCGTCTTCCAGCCCGCCCCCCTGCTGCTGCTGACGGCGGTGGTCTTGCTGGTCCGGCCCGCCAGCGTGCTGCTCAGCACCACCGGGACGAGCCTGAACCTGAGAGAACGGCTCTTTATCAGTTACGTCGGCCCGCGCGGCATCGTGGCGGCGGCCATCAGTGCCCTGTTCGCCACGCGCCTTCAGGAACTGGGCGTGCCCGGCGCAGAAACGCTGGTCACGCTGGTCTTCGCGGTGATCGTGGGCACGGTGGTGCTGGCGAGCCTGACCGCCAAGCCCGTGGCAAGGGCGCTCGGGGTGACCGAGGCGGAGCGCGACGGTTACCTGATCGTGGGAGCGCACCCGCTGGGGCGGGATATCGCCAGCGCCCTGACACGCGCCGGAGCGGACGTCTTGCTGGCCGACACCAACCTCGACAACGTGCGGCAGGCGAAACTGACGGGCCTGAACGCCTATTACGGCAGCCTGCTCAGCGCCACGACGGCGGACGTGTCTCTGGAAGGCATCGGTAACCTGCTGGCGCTCACGCCCAACGACGAGGCCAATGCCCTTTCGGCCCGCAAGTATGTCCGCGAGTTCGGGCGGCAGCATGTTTTTCAACTTCGGCCTGACCGCCAGCATGAACGCACCCAGCTCGACGAGAAGGAACGCGCCCGCATAGCCTTCGAGAGCGAACCGACCTTCGCCCACTTGCAGGAACGCTACCGGGGAGGCGAACGGCTCAAAACCACCGCCCTGACCGAAACCTACCCGCTCTCCCAGTTCAGATTGGATCAGCCGGACGCCCTGATTCTCTTCTGGGGCCAGGAAGGAAAATTCTATGTCAGCCTTCAGGACAGGTTCATTCCTGAGCAGGACGTGCAGGTGATTTCGCTGTCCGGCCCGGTGCGGTCAGGTTGA
- the lptB gene encoding LPS export ABC transporter ATP-binding protein, producing MTAPAPAPAAAALPPRPELIASGLTKTYGKRTVVRDVNFRVRPGEIVALFGPNGAGKTTSFYMLVGFIRPGGGEIRLGQQNVTRLPMHERARLGLGYLPQEPSAFRKMTARDNLLAILEYQKLPRAEQEARADALLAEFGLTHLAGSLAYQLSGGERRRLELARALTTDPDYLLLDEPFTGVDPKSIREIQRLIRELRDRRGLGVFITDHNVRETIALTDRVYLMFDGTVKFEGTPAEFAQDEDARRHYLGDDFEL from the coding sequence GTGACCGCGCCCGCCCCTGCACCTGCCGCCGCTGCCCTGCCCCCGCGTCCGGAACTGATCGCCTCGGGCCTGACAAAAACGTACGGCAAGCGCACGGTGGTGCGGGACGTGAATTTCCGCGTGCGGCCCGGCGAGATCGTGGCGCTGTTCGGGCCGAACGGTGCCGGCAAAACCACGTCCTTTTACATGCTGGTGGGCTTTATCCGGCCTGGCGGCGGCGAGATCCGGCTGGGCCAGCAGAACGTGACGCGCCTGCCCATGCACGAGCGCGCACGGCTGGGGCTGGGGTACCTGCCGCAGGAACCCAGCGCCTTCCGGAAAATGACGGCGCGCGACAACCTGCTGGCCATTCTGGAGTACCAGAAGCTGCCTAGAGCCGAGCAGGAAGCGCGGGCGGACGCGCTGCTGGCCGAGTTCGGCCTGACGCACCTGGCGGGCAGTTTGGCCTACCAGCTCTCGGGCGGGGAGCGCCGCCGGCTGGAACTGGCCCGCGCCCTGACCACCGACCCCGATTACCTGCTGCTGGACGAACCTTTTACCGGAGTCGACCCCAAGAGCATCCGGGAGATTCAGCGCCTGATCCGCGAGTTGCGCGACCGGCGTGGCCTGGGGGTGTTCATCACGGACCACAACGTGCGCGAGACCATCGCCCTGACCGACCGGGTGTATCTGATGTTCGACGGCACCGTGAAATTCGAGGGCACCCCGGCGGAGTTCGCGCAGGACGAGGACGCCCGCCGGCATTACCTGGGCGACGATTTCGAGCTGTAA
- a CDS encoding helix-turn-helix domain-containing protein: MTSSSANLDESLHSPESATESQYPLRASILRLHRTGMTVQQLSAHFDRNHQAIHNDLTRFEQHGLAGLADQAPRPRPTRFTFRAQG, from the coding sequence ATGACCTCCAGCTCCGCGAACCTGGATGAATCCCTACATTCACCCGAAAGTGCGACTGAGAGCCAGTATCCTTTGAGAGCCAGTATCCTTCGCCTGCACCGCACGGGAATGACCGTGCAGCAACTGTCTGCGCATTTTGACCGCAACCACCAGGCGATCCACAACGATCTGACCCGCTTCGAGCAGCACGGACTGGCGGGGCTGGCTGATCAAGCGCCCCGGCCACGCCCTACCAGGTTCACTTTCCGAGCGCAAGGTTGA